Proteins found in one Sporosarcina sp. FSL K6-3457 genomic segment:
- a CDS encoding YunC family protein has protein sequence MITSATIDIEGHSFTAVTVHLPKTTLLTVSNDNGYIMCGALDVGLLNTKLQDRKIIAGRAVGVKTIEQLLQAPLESITLEAERLGIHVGMTGEQALLKMA, from the coding sequence ATGATTACATCGGCAACAATTGACATTGAAGGTCATTCATTTACGGCCGTGACAGTGCATTTACCAAAAACGACGTTGTTAACGGTATCTAATGACAATGGATATATTATGTGCGGTGCGTTAGATGTGGGGCTACTGAATACGAAGTTACAGGATCGGAAAATAATTGCGGGGCGCGCAGTTGGCGTCAAGACGATTGAGCAATTACTGCAAGCCCCACTGGAGTCGATTACACTGGAAGCAGAGCGACTAGGCATTCATGTAGGAATGACCGGGGAACAGGCTTTGTTGAAAATGGCATGA
- a CDS encoding YitT family protein yields the protein MFFIEAKRIIVVIFGSLLVAISLNFFLINANVYASGFAGAAQLTSSVLEDFLGIRISTGILLLLFNIPVFILGWFKVGKGFTIYSIVSVIFATLFMGALPVLSVSEDIILNAVFGGVIAGVGVGLSLKLGASTGGMDIVAMVLSRLQDKPIGTYFLLLNGVIIVLAGIVYEPENALYTMLTLYVTTAVIDMIHTRHEKVTAMIVTLKAEELQQAIHQKMVRGITILPAKGAYSKEDKSMLYLVITRYELYDLETIIKEVDPNAFTNIVQTVGIFGFFRREGEVVSK from the coding sequence ATGTTTTTTATAGAGGCAAAACGGATTATTGTCGTTATTTTCGGTTCACTATTAGTGGCCATCTCACTTAATTTCTTTTTAATCAATGCAAATGTTTATGCGAGTGGCTTTGCGGGTGCTGCGCAGCTGACGTCTAGTGTGTTGGAAGATTTTCTAGGCATCCGAATTAGCACAGGGATTTTATTGTTGCTATTCAATATTCCAGTCTTTATTTTAGGATGGTTCAAAGTTGGAAAAGGATTTACCATCTATAGTATTGTTTCCGTCATTTTCGCAACTCTTTTTATGGGAGCTTTACCTGTACTGTCCGTGTCAGAGGATATTATTTTAAATGCCGTTTTTGGAGGCGTCATCGCAGGAGTTGGTGTTGGATTATCATTAAAACTGGGTGCTTCAACAGGTGGAATGGACATTGTTGCAATGGTCTTATCACGTTTACAAGATAAACCAATTGGAACGTATTTTTTACTTCTTAACGGTGTCATTATTGTTTTGGCAGGAATTGTGTATGAACCTGAAAATGCGTTGTACACGATGCTCACACTATATGTAACGACGGCAGTCATTGATATGATTCATACGCGTCATGAAAAAGTAACAGCTATGATTGTTACACTCAAGGCGGAAGAATTGCAACAGGCCATTCATCAAAAAATGGTTCGTGGTATAACGATACTTCCTGCCAAAGGTGCTTATTCAAAAGAAGATAAAAGCATGCTGTACCTGGTGATTACGCGTTATGAATTATATGATTTGGAAACAATTATTAAGGAAGTCGATCCGAATGCCTTTACAAATATTGTACAAACAGTAGGGATTTTTGGCTTCTTTCGACGTGAAGGTGAAGTCGTCAGCAAGTAA
- a CDS encoding DUF1540 domain-containing protein gives MAQEILCEVNNCKFWSAGDKCSAKSIYVVSQKGKKAMSSEETDCKTFVPRD, from the coding sequence ATGGCTCAAGAAATCTTATGTGAAGTGAATAACTGTAAGTTTTGGAGTGCTGGGGACAAATGTAGTGCAAAATCCATTTATGTCGTCAGTCAAAAAGGAAAAAAGGCGATGAGTAGTGAGGAGACGGATTGTAAAACATTTGTACCGAGGGACTAA
- a CDS encoding YecA family protein, giving the protein MIGRNEPCPCGSGKKYKKCCESKAAFSIEEVQLEELERILQAFYEEYPERRDIGDYLQVANKWKESLQTYLIEEMIEAIAVDEFFFHHKPEIWTGYLAKQRKKIVRPSVLQVLETWNNPCAFIGEVVAVDEAYLSVKSIFEDETIQLRRESEKPVPVGVHLYCFILPDGTAQTNHYLAISSLLFFPTDHQQVFERFTKQFEAHQQPVATFLKENGIAFWKLLGEDGYDGGEFTNFEAGVLLKATEFLEANDRESEKLVEVIEDYLVEQQPNARKEVAIAAGAIRFGQENALFEPLQLTIKEIAEWFEVSTSSLNKYYNDLNAYYSRKE; this is encoded by the coding sequence ATGATAGGACGTAATGAGCCATGCCCGTGTGGCAGTGGAAAGAAGTATAAAAAATGCTGTGAATCGAAAGCGGCATTTTCGATAGAGGAAGTACAGTTGGAGGAGTTAGAAAGGATTTTACAAGCTTTTTACGAAGAATATCCTGAAAGGCGTGACATAGGAGATTACTTGCAAGTAGCGAACAAGTGGAAAGAGTCGCTACAGACTTATTTAATAGAAGAAATGATTGAAGCGATTGCAGTGGATGAATTCTTTTTCCATCATAAACCGGAGATTTGGACGGGCTATTTGGCTAAGCAACGTAAGAAAATTGTTCGTCCATCTGTACTACAGGTATTGGAAACATGGAATAATCCATGTGCCTTCATCGGAGAAGTGGTTGCAGTAGACGAGGCTTATCTATCTGTCAAAAGTATTTTCGAGGATGAAACAATCCAGTTAAGGCGTGAAAGTGAAAAACCAGTGCCGGTAGGGGTGCATCTCTATTGCTTCATCTTGCCAGATGGAACGGCGCAGACTAATCATTATTTAGCAATCTCAAGTTTACTATTCTTCCCGACAGACCATCAACAAGTGTTTGAGCGGTTTACGAAACAGTTTGAAGCGCATCAACAGCCTGTTGCTACATTTTTAAAAGAAAATGGCATTGCATTTTGGAAGCTGCTTGGTGAAGATGGCTATGACGGAGGAGAATTTACTAATTTTGAAGCAGGTGTACTTCTCAAAGCAACTGAATTTTTGGAAGCAAATGATCGAGAATCAGAGAAGCTAGTAGAAGTAATAGAAGATTATTTAGTGGAGCAGCAGCCAAATGCTCGAAAAGAAGTAGCCATTGCAGCTGGAGCCATTCGCTTTGGTCAGGAAAATGCATTGTTTGAACCTCTTCAATTAACCATTAAAGAAATTGCGGAGTGGTTTGAAGTCTCTACTTCTTCGTTGAATAAATATTACAATGATTTAAATGCCTATTATAGTCGCAAAGAATAA
- a CDS encoding GNAT family N-acetyltransferase: MKLHFYQPKFDKQIDTYILTDEQLQFTGIPKESIEFSKAEDNHYPILVLENDQLVTFFAFHTCEGVQPYSENENAILIRTFSTDFHHQRKGYAQQALSLIPGFVAEHFAGINEIILAVNVRNKPAQALYAKCGFIDNGVRAMGRRGELIVLSYYL, from the coding sequence ATGAAACTACATTTTTATCAACCAAAGTTTGATAAACAGATTGATACATATATATTAACGGATGAACAGCTTCAGTTTACAGGAATACCAAAGGAATCAATTGAATTTTCAAAGGCAGAGGATAATCACTACCCAATTTTAGTACTCGAAAACGACCAGTTGGTCACATTTTTTGCTTTTCATACATGCGAGGGTGTGCAGCCTTACTCAGAGAATGAGAATGCCATACTAATTAGAACTTTTTCAACCGATTTTCATCACCAGCGTAAGGGCTATGCGCAGCAAGCATTATCGCTTATACCAGGATTTGTCGCTGAACATTTTGCAGGGATTAATGAAATTATTCTAGCTGTCAATGTGAGAAATAAGCCAGCACAAGCTTTATATGCAAAATGTGGGTTTATTGACAATGGTGTTCGAGCGATGGGGCGTAGAGGCGAATTGATTGTGTTGAGTTATTATTTGTAG
- a CDS encoding copper homeostasis protein CutC, which translates to MMLEIIATNVADAIAAERSGADRLELCAALSEGGLTPSLGLVEAVVQAVDIPVHVIVRPHSRTFHYDESDLAVMLADIRYIKQAGAAGIVIGVLNKDNKVNTEALSRLLKETAEMNVTFHRAFDDIEDQLEALEVIASFPQIQRILTSGGQAPAPEAAEQLKKLVDKSRNTSVRILAGNGMSPETLSALVKATGLEEVHFGSAVRVNRSFMYPIDEAVIAEVKSELMQLGKS; encoded by the coding sequence ATGATGTTAGAAATCATTGCGACAAATGTAGCGGATGCGATTGCAGCGGAGCGTAGTGGTGCAGATCGGTTGGAGCTTTGCGCAGCCTTATCAGAAGGTGGGCTAACGCCAAGCTTAGGGCTGGTGGAAGCTGTCGTACAAGCAGTCGATATTCCAGTCCACGTTATTGTTCGACCCCATAGCCGGACTTTTCACTATGATGAAAGTGATCTCGCAGTCATGCTCGCAGATATTCGTTATATTAAGCAGGCAGGTGCCGCTGGTATAGTGATTGGTGTATTGAACAAGGATAACAAAGTGAATACGGAAGCGTTATCACGTTTGTTGAAGGAGACGGCGGAGATGAATGTCACTTTTCATCGTGCTTTTGATGACATCGAAGATCAGCTGGAGGCGTTAGAGGTCATTGCGAGTTTTCCGCAGATTCAACGGATTTTAACTTCCGGGGGACAAGCACCGGCACCAGAGGCAGCTGAACAGTTGAAAAAATTGGTGGATAAGTCCCGTAATACATCAGTCCGTATTTTGGCGGGCAATGGCATGAGTCCGGAAACGTTATCTGCATTAGTGAAGGCAACAGGCTTAGAAGAAGTTCATTTTGGCTCGGCCGTTCGTGTGAATCGAAGCTTTATGTATCCGATAGATGAGGCGGTTATTGCTGAAGTGAAAAGCGAGCTTATGCAGTTGGGTAAATCGTAG
- the glmS gene encoding glutamine--fructose-6-phosphate transaminase (isomerizing): MCGIVGYIGMVDAKEILLKGLEKLEYRGYDSAGIALRTEQGVTVIKEKGRIADLRRAVDATILASTGIGHTRWATHGVPNQTNAHPHQSASNRFTLVHNGVIENYSSLQKQYLQDVSMNSDTDTEVIVQLIEKFVAGGMTTEVAFRHTLALLHGSYAIAMLDAEEENTIFVAKNRSPLLVGIGENFNVVASDAMAMLQVTEHYVELHDKEVVIVRQDMIDIMTLEGTKITRAPYVAELDMSDIEKGTYPHFMLKEIDEQPGVIRKIIQAYENEQGELSVDVAIVNACKEADRLYIIAAGTSYHAGLIGKHYFEKIAGIPVEVHISSEFGYNMPLLSEKPLFLFITQSGETADSRQVLVKMKELGHPTITLTNVPGSTLSREADHTLLLHAGPEIAVASTKAYTAQVAVLAIIANVVAQSRGKTVAIELKKELAIATNAIQALVDSKEEMAKIADEFLAVSRNAFFIGRSLDFYVSLEGALKVKEISYIQAEGFAGGELKHGTIALIEQGTPVVALATQQAVSPNIRGNIKEVVARGAIPCILSMEGLEEEGDRLVLPKVHELLAPLVAVIPMQLISYYAALQRGCDVDKPRNLAKSVTVE; the protein is encoded by the coding sequence ATGTGTGGAATTGTTGGTTATATTGGAATGGTAGATGCAAAGGAAATACTATTAAAGGGACTTGAAAAATTAGAATATCGTGGTTATGACTCAGCCGGTATCGCGCTTCGTACTGAACAAGGCGTTACTGTTATAAAAGAAAAGGGACGTATTGCAGATCTTCGTAGAGCCGTCGATGCAACTATTTTAGCATCAACTGGTATTGGACACACACGTTGGGCAACCCACGGCGTTCCCAATCAAACAAATGCCCATCCTCATCAAAGTGCATCAAATCGGTTTACCCTTGTGCACAATGGAGTGATTGAGAATTACAGTTCTTTGCAAAAGCAATATTTGCAAGATGTTTCAATGAACTCTGATACAGATACAGAAGTCATTGTGCAGCTGATAGAAAAATTCGTGGCAGGTGGCATGACAACTGAGGTGGCTTTCCGTCATACGTTAGCTTTACTCCATGGCTCCTATGCGATTGCTATGCTGGATGCTGAAGAGGAGAACACAATATTCGTTGCAAAAAATAGAAGCCCGTTGCTAGTCGGCATAGGTGAAAACTTCAATGTTGTAGCCTCTGATGCGATGGCCATGCTGCAAGTAACGGAACACTATGTAGAACTACATGATAAGGAAGTCGTCATTGTTCGACAAGACATGATTGATATCATGACCTTGGAAGGTACGAAAATAACACGCGCTCCATATGTAGCGGAGCTTGATATGAGTGACATTGAGAAGGGGACCTATCCTCATTTCATGCTGAAGGAAATAGACGAACAGCCAGGTGTTATTCGGAAGATTATTCAAGCGTATGAAAATGAGCAAGGCGAGCTGTCAGTGGATGTGGCTATTGTTAATGCGTGTAAGGAAGCAGACCGTCTCTATATTATTGCAGCAGGTACTAGTTATCATGCTGGTTTGATTGGCAAGCATTATTTTGAAAAAATCGCTGGCATTCCAGTGGAAGTGCATATTTCAAGCGAGTTTGGTTATAACATGCCTCTGCTGTCGGAAAAGCCTTTGTTTCTATTTATTACCCAATCAGGCGAAACAGCAGACAGCCGCCAAGTATTGGTGAAAATGAAAGAACTAGGCCATCCAACGATCACGTTGACCAATGTTCCAGGTTCAACACTTTCTCGTGAAGCAGACCATACACTATTGCTGCATGCCGGACCCGAAATTGCGGTAGCTTCGACAAAAGCTTACACCGCACAAGTAGCTGTTCTAGCGATAATCGCAAATGTGGTAGCGCAGAGCAGAGGAAAAACTGTAGCTATTGAGCTGAAGAAAGAGCTTGCGATTGCTACAAACGCTATTCAAGCACTTGTAGATTCAAAAGAAGAGATGGCAAAAATCGCAGATGAATTTTTAGCGGTGTCACGAAATGCGTTTTTCATCGGCAGAAGTCTCGATTTCTACGTTAGCTTGGAAGGAGCACTAAAGGTCAAAGAAATCTCCTATATTCAAGCAGAAGGCTTTGCTGGTGGTGAATTAAAGCATGGGACGATTGCCTTGATTGAACAAGGCACCCCTGTTGTTGCATTGGCCACACAACAAGCCGTAAGCCCGAATATCCGTGGAAATATCAAAGAAGTCGTTGCAAGAGGGGCAATTCCATGCATTCTATCAATGGAAGGGCTGGAAGAAGAGGGCGATCGCCTTGTACTACCAAAAGTCCATGAATTGCTTGCACCACTTGTCGCGGTGATCCCTATGCAACTGATTAGTTACTACGCTGCACTTCAAAGAGGCTGTGACGTTGATAAGCCGAGGAATTTGGCTAAGTCAGTTACGGTGGAATGA